The Primulina tabacum isolate GXHZ01 chromosome 16, ASM2559414v2, whole genome shotgun sequence genome window below encodes:
- the LOC142528705 gene encoding putative sucrose-phosphate synthase 1, which yields MAGNDWISSYLEAILDVGPPIEDKKSSLLLRERGRFSPTRYFVEEVITGFDETDLHRSWARAQATRSPQERNTRLENMCWRIWNLARQKKQLEGEQAQRMAKRRLERERGRREAVADMSEDLSEGEKGDTVGVLSTHVESTRSRLPRISSVDAMEAWSSQQKGKRLYIVLISLHGLIRGENMELGRDSDTGGQVKYVVELARALGSMPGVYRVDLLTRQISSPEVDWSYGEPTEMLPPRSSEGSMHEMGESSGAYIVRIPFGPKDAYIPKELLWPHIPEFVDGALNHIVQMSKVLGEQIGNGHPVWPVAIHGHYADAGDSAALLSGALNVPMLFTGHSLGRDKLEQLLRQGRQSRDEINSTYKIMRRIEAEELSLDASEIVITSTRQEIDEQWRLYDGFDPVLERKLRARIRRNVSCYGRFMPRMVVIPPGMEFHHIVPHDGDVDTEPEANTDGKSPVPLIWAEVMRFFSNPRKPMILALARPDPKKNLTTLVKAFGECRPLRELANLTLIMGNRDAIDDMSSTNASVLLSILKLIDKYDLYGQVAYPKHHKQSDVPDIYRLAAKTKGVFINPAFIEPFGLTLIEAAAHGLPIVATKNGGPVDIHRVLDNGVLIDPHDQQSIADALLKLVADKHLWAKCRANGLKNIHLFSWPEHCKTYLSRIASCKPRQPRWLKDEDEDENSESDSPSDSLRDIQDISLNLKFSLDGDKNENQENMDGSVELKNNLENAVLTWSKGVVKSAQKSVSIDKGEQISNSSKFPALRRRKHIFVIAIDCDASSGLSESIKKISGAVEKERTEGSIGFILSTSFNITEVRSFLISEGLNPSYFDAFICNSGGDLYYSSIHSEDNPFVVDLYYHSHIEYRWGGEGLRKTLVRWATSTTDKKGGKDGPAVVEDEETSADYCYSFKIKKHGVVPPVKELRKMMRIQALRCHVIHCQDGSKINVIPVLASRSQALRYLYLRWGMELSKVVVLVGESGDTDYEEMLGGVHKSVVLTGVCSSASSQIHANRSYPLTDVISYDGPNIVKTSQGFNSSDLRALLEDSQVFKD from the exons ATGGCGGGAAACGACTGGATTAGCAGCTACTTGGAGGCGATTCTGGACGTTGGCCCACCGATTGAGGATAAGAAGTCATCTCTGCTGCTACGGGAGAGGGGGAGATTTAGTCCCACTAGGTATTTTGTGGAGGAGGTGATTACGGGATTCGATGAGACCGATCTTCATCGCTCTTGGGCCAGG GCTCAAGCTACGAGGAGTCCGCAGGAGAGGAACACGAGGCTGGAGAACATGTGCTGGCGGATATGGAATTTGGCTCGCCAGAAAAAGCAg CTTGAAGGAGAGCAAGCCCAGAGGATGGCTAAACGTCGTCTTGAGCGTGAAAGAGGTCGCAGAGAAGCTGTTGCTGACATGTCCGAAGACTTATCCGAGGGGGAGAAGGGGGATACTGTTGGTGTGCTTTCAACTCATGTTGAAAGCACTAGAAGTCGACTGCCTAGAATTAGTTCTGTTGATGCAATGGAGGCCTGGAGTAGTCAACAGAAGGGGAAAAGGCTGTACATTGTACTGATTAG CCTTCATGGTTTGATACGTGGTGAAAACATGGAGCTTGGCCGTGATTCTGATACTGGTGGTCAG GTGAAATACGTTGTCGAACTCGCAAGGGCTTTAGGTTCAATGCCAGGTGTGTATCGCGTCGATTTGCTTACTAGACAGATATCATCGCCAGAAGTAGACTGGAGCTATGGTGAACCGACAGAAATGCTGCCTCCACGAAGTTCAGAAGGCTCGATGCATGAGATGGGAGAGAGTAGTGGTGCTTATATAGTTCGCATCCCATTTGGTCCAAAAGATGCATATATTCCAAAAGAATTACTGTGGCCGCACATCCCCGAATTTGTTGATGGTGCTCTTAACCACATTGTACAGATGTCAAAGGTACTCGGTGAGCAAATTGGTAATGGACACCCAGTTTGGCCTGTTGCTATCCATGGGCATTATGCAGATGCAGGTGACTCTGCTGCTCTTTTATCCGGTGCTCTAAATGTACCAATGCTTTTCACTGGCCATTCTCTTGGTCGTGATAAATTAGAGCAACTTTTGAGGCAAGGCCGACAGTCGAGAGATGAAATCAATTCTACTTACAAAATAATGCGTAGAATAGAGGCAGAAGAATTATCTCTTGATGCCTCTGAAATAGTCATTACCAGCACAAGACAGGAGATAGACGAGCAGTGGCGATTGTATGATGGTTTTGATCCTGTACTGGAGCGTAAACTACGTGCTAGGATTAGGCGTAATGTGAGCTGTTATGGAAGGTTCATGCCTCGTATGGTT GTGATTCCGCCTGGGATGGAATTTCATCACATTGTTCCACATGATGGAGACGTGGATACTGAACCAGAAGCAAACACAGACGGGAAGTCGCCAGTTCCACTTATTTGGGCTGAG GTAATGCGCTTCTTTTCAAATCCCAGGAAACCTATGATACTTGCACTTGCCAGGCCTGATCCGAAGAAAAACCTTACTACCTTGGTTAAAGCATTTGGGGAATGTCGACCACTGAGGGAGCTTGCTAATCTT ACCTTAATAATGGGGAATCGGGATGCTATTGATGATATGTCGAGCACGAATGCTTCTGTTCTTTTATCAATCCTCAAGTTGATTGATAAGTATGATCTATATGGCCAAGTGGCATACCCAAAACATCACAAGCAAAGTGATGTTCCTGACATCTACCGTCTAGCGGCGAAGACCAAG GGTGTTTTCATAAATCCAGCTTTTATTGAACCTTTTGGACTTACTCTAATCGAG GCTGCAGCGCATGGTCTGCCCATTGTCGCCACAAAGAATGGTGGCCCTGTCGACATACACAGg GTATTAGACAATGGTGTCCTTATAGATCCACATGACCAGCAATCTATTGCTGATGCTCTTCTTAAGCTGGTTGCAGATAAGCATCTCTGGGCAAAATGTAGAGCAAATGGATTGAAAAATATTCATCTTTTTTCGTGGCCAGAACACTGTAAAACTTATCTCTCTAGAATAGCTAGTTGCAAACCAAGACAACCTCGTTGGTTGAAAGACGAAGATGAAGATGAAAATTCAGAATCAGATTCTCCAAGTGATTCCTTGAGGGACATACAGGATATATCTTTGAACTTGAAATTCTCCTTAGATGGAGATAAGAATGAGAATCAAGAAAACATGGATGGTTCTGTGgaattaaaaaataatctaGAAAATGCCGTGTTAACTTGGTCCAAGGGTGTTGTGAAGAGTGCACAAAAATCCGTGTCTATTGATAAAGGAGAACAAATTTCTAATTCTAGTAAGTTTCCAGCATTGAGGAGGAGGAAGCACATTTTCGTGATCGCCATAGATTGTGATGCAAGCTCTGGTCTCTCTGAAAGCATTAAAAAGATCTCTGGGGCCGTAGAGAAAGAAAGGACTGAAGGTTCAAtaggatttattttatcaaCATCCTTCAACATTACAGAAGTACGGTCTTTTCTGATTTCAGAAGGCTTGAATCCAAGCTACTTTGATGCATTTATTTGCAACAGTGGTGGTGATCTTTATTATTCATCTATTCATTCAGAAGATAACCCCTTTGTGGTAGACTTATATTATCATTCACATATTGAGTACCGATGGGGTGGTGAAGGGTTGAGAAAGACTTTGGTCAGGTGGGCAACTTCTACAACAGATAAGAAGGGAGGAAAGGACGGACCTGCTGTTGTTGAAGATGAAGAGACTTCGGCTGACTACTGTtattctttcaaaattaaaaagcaTGGAGTG GTTCCTCCAGTGAAGGAACTAAGAAAAATGATGAGAATTCAGGCATTACGTTGCCATGTGATCCACTGTCAAGATGGAAGTAAGATTAATGTAATCCCAGTCCTGGCGTCACGTTCCCAAGCACTCAG GTACTTGTATCTTCGTTGGGGTATGGAGTTGTCAAAAGTTGTGGTTTTGGTCGGGGAAAGTGGTGACACAGACTATGAAGAAATGCTCGGGGGTGTGCACAAGTCCGTAGTTTTGACTGGAGTTTGCAGCAGTGCGAGCAGCCAAATTCATGCTAACAGAAGCTACCCACTTACGGATGTCATATCTTATGACGGCCCTAATATTGTCAAAACCTCCCAAGGTTTCAACAGTTCTGATCTCCGAGCCTTGTTGGAGGATTCACAGGTCTTCAAGGACTAA